The window CGGAGGCGGGGGTGTACTTTTCCGGGTGATACATTTCGGCTAATTTATCCAGCCGTTTGTCCGGCACTGCCACCACGCCCACGTTCGGTTCAATGGTACAGAACGGATAGTTGGCGGACTGCGCGCCCGCGTTTGTTATTGCGTTGAAAAGGGTGCTTTTGCCAACATTGGGCAAGCCTACGATACCAAGCTTCATATTATATTTCCCTCTTTAATTTATAATTCATGAGATTATTATAAAGGTTTCCATCCCCCGTTGCAAGGGATTTCACGCCTGTCCGCTTATTTTGACGCTTCTTCGCTTTTCATGGTGAGGGCAATCCGTTTTTTCGCCGTATCGACCGACAAAACGCGCACCTTTACCACGTCGCCCACTTTCAAGACCTCGCCCGGATGCTTGATGAATTTATCGCAGATCTGCGAAATGTGCACAAGGCCGTCCTGATGCACGCCGATGTCCACAAACGCGCCGAAGTCAATCACATTGCGCACCGTGCCGTCCAGCTCCATCCCCGCTTTCAGGTCTTCCATACTCAGCACGTCGGTGCGCAGCATGGGGGCGGGCAGCTCGTCACGCGGGTCGCGGCCCGGGCGCAGCAGCTCGGTCATGATGTCATTGAGCGTCGGTATTCCGATTCCAAGTGTCTGGGCGGCGGTTTCCTCCCCGATTTTCTCCACCCGGTCTTTCAAATCGCCGATCTCGTTCTTTTTCAGGCTTTTCATATCGTAGTCGCACAGAGCAAGCAGTTCTTTTGCCGCGTCGTAGGACTCCGGATGGACGGCGGTATTGTCCAGAATATTTTTGCTCTCGCTCACGCGAAGAAAACCGGCGCACTGCTCAAAAGCCTTCGGCCCCAGCTTCGGCACCTTTTTCAGCTCGCTGCGTGAATGGAACGCGCCGTTTTCTTCGCGGTATGTTACGATATTTTTGGACACCGCCGGTGAAATGCCGGCAATTTTCTCAAGCAGGGAGGGCGACGCCGTATTCAAGTCCACGCCGACGGTGTTCACGCAGTCCTCGACCACACCGCCGAGCGCCTCGTCGAGCCGCTTTTTCGGCATATCGTGCTGATACTGCCCCACCCCGATTGCCTTGGGGTCGATTTTGACCAGTTCTGCAAGCGGGTCCTGCAGGCGGCGCGCAATGGAAACCGCACTGCGCAGGGTTACGTCAAATTCCGGGAACTCCTGCGCGGCAAGCTTACTCGCGGAATAAACCGAAGCGCCCGCCTCGCTGACAATCATGTACGCCACGCCGTTGTGCAGCTTCCCAATGACATCGGCGGCAAACATTTCGGTCTCTTTCGAAGCAGTCCCGTTTCCGATAGCGATGACTTCCACTTTATATTTTAAAATCAAATCCGTAATGAATTTTTTCGCTTCCTCAACTTTTGTCTGGGAATGCGTCGGATAAATCACGCCCGTGTCGAGTACGCGCCCCGTCTGGTCGACCACCGCGACCTTGCAGCCTGTGCGGTACCCGGGGTCCAGTCCCATGGCGACGCGGTTTTTCACCGGCGGCTGCATCAAAAGCTGCCGCAGGTTGACAGAAAACACCTTGATTGCCGATTCCGCAGCCGCCTCTGTCAGGGTGCTGCGCAGTTCGCGCTCGATTGCGGGGAAAATCAGCCGGTCATAAGCGTCCTCTCCTGCCTGCCGCACGGCTTCGGTACACGGGCTGTTTTCCTTCACGCTTGCGGAGTAAAGAATGTTCAGCCCTTTCAGCCGGTCAAGTTCCAAGTTTACCTTTA of the uncultured Caproiciproducens sp. genome contains:
- a CDS encoding Tex family protein; the protein is MDFVSTIANQFHLQQWQVQKVIELIDEGNTIPFIARYRKEAHGSLDDQMLREISERLEYLRALEKRREEVTDLITAAECMTEEIAALLSAAVSLSEIDDIYRPFRPKRKTRASVAKAKGLQPLADAIFEQKKDSAYPIDMAEQYVNAELGVETPEDALAGALDIIAERISDDAGIRKRLRVVAMAHGEIVSKAAKPDEDSVYAQYYDFRQPAAKIAGHRVLAIDRGEREEFLKVNLELDRLKGLNILYSASVKENSPCTEAVRQAGEDAYDRLIFPAIERELRSTLTEAAAESAIKVFSVNLRQLLMQPPVKNRVAMGLDPGYRTGCKVAVVDQTGRVLDTGVIYPTHSQTKVEEAKKFITDLILKYKVEVIAIGNGTASKETEMFAADVIGKLHNGVAYMIVSEAGASVYSASKLAAQEFPEFDVTLRSAVSIARRLQDPLAELVKIDPKAIGVGQYQHDMPKKRLDEALGGVVEDCVNTVGVDLNTASPSLLEKIAGISPAVSKNIVTYREENGAFHSRSELKKVPKLGPKAFEQCAGFLRVSESKNILDNTAVHPESYDAAKELLALCDYDMKSLKKNEIGDLKDRVEKIGEETAAQTLGIGIPTLNDIMTELLRPGRDPRDELPAPMLRTDVLSMEDLKAGMELDGTVRNVIDFGAFVDIGVHQDGLVHISQICDKFIKHPGEVLKVGDVVKVRVLSVDTAKKRIALTMKSEEASK